Proteins from a genomic interval of Aureimonas sp. AU20:
- the ptsP gene encoding phosphoenolpyruvate--protein phosphotransferase codes for MIERSVVVRVHEGLHARPATQFVKLAKSFSSDIEIRCNGRGASAKSAVKLMLLGVKENDEATLRADGEDAADAVSALSTFLQTPDAGDVALPARDAGQASTAPAPAAKPAPSGSRGIAASEGTAIGPAFAFFPAALDIQPRDVPAGEREAERARYSAALAATVQSFREAKARPGLKRDDAAIIDALVDVAEDAEFIGSVETAIGQGRDAPSAVVEAGRAIAASFEALADPYLRARAEDIRSVTRGIALTLIGAKDLTLADMPKGSVILADEIAALDLAKATLADIAGIVCRKGAATSHVAIMARAHGIPAVLGFSASEEQLKAARTVGLDGASGEVVLDPDAESAARLQSAIAREAEERRSLEAYRTVEPRTRDGRRVEIAANLGSLAEIDGARQAGAMGVGLFRTEFLFMERRTLPGEDEQAETYTKLAEAFAPYPVVIRTLDIGGDKPVAGIDFEHEDNPFLGWRGVRMCLERPDVFKPQLRALLRASPVGNVKILLPMIADVGEVRAVRALIEECRAELDAAGNAHGPFELGVMVETPAAVFLAAEIAREVDFFSVGTNDLTQYVMAADRLNPRVAKLNRAEHPAVLAAIRQAAQAAREAGIWIGVCGEAAARPDLIPFFVENGVTELSMSPASIPRAKKCVTEI; via the coding sequence ATGATCGAGCGATCCGTCGTCGTGCGCGTGCACGAGGGGCTGCACGCCCGCCCGGCCACGCAATTCGTCAAGCTCGCCAAGAGCTTTTCCAGCGACATCGAAATCCGCTGCAACGGCCGGGGCGCCAGCGCCAAGAGCGCGGTGAAGCTCATGCTGCTCGGCGTGAAGGAAAACGACGAGGCGACCCTGCGCGCCGACGGCGAGGACGCCGCCGACGCCGTCTCGGCGCTCTCGACCTTTCTCCAGACGCCCGATGCCGGCGACGTCGCCTTGCCCGCTCGCGACGCCGGGCAGGCGTCGACGGCGCCCGCTCCCGCCGCGAAACCCGCCCCCTCCGGCTCTCGCGGCATCGCCGCCAGCGAGGGCACCGCGATCGGCCCGGCCTTCGCCTTTTTTCCCGCCGCGCTCGACATCCAGCCGCGCGACGTGCCGGCCGGGGAGCGCGAGGCCGAGCGCGCCAGATACAGCGCGGCCCTCGCCGCCACCGTCCAGTCCTTCCGCGAGGCCAAGGCGCGGCCGGGCCTGAAACGCGACGACGCGGCGATCATCGACGCGCTGGTGGACGTGGCGGAGGACGCCGAGTTCATCGGGAGCGTCGAGACCGCGATCGGCCAGGGGCGCGACGCGCCGAGCGCCGTGGTGGAGGCGGGCCGCGCGATCGCCGCGAGCTTCGAAGCGCTGGCGGACCCCTACCTTCGCGCCCGTGCCGAGGACATTCGCAGCGTGACGCGCGGCATTGCGCTGACGCTGATCGGCGCCAAGGACCTGACGCTGGCCGACATGCCGAAGGGCTCGGTGATCTTGGCGGACGAGATCGCCGCGCTGGATCTGGCTAAGGCTACGCTCGCCGACATTGCCGGCATCGTCTGCCGCAAGGGCGCGGCGACCAGCCATGTCGCGATCATGGCGCGCGCCCACGGCATTCCCGCCGTGCTCGGCTTTTCCGCGTCCGAGGAGCAGTTGAAGGCGGCGCGCACGGTCGGCCTCGACGGGGCCAGCGGCGAGGTCGTGCTCGATCCCGACGCCGAGAGCGCCGCGCGCCTGCAATCGGCCATCGCGCGCGAGGCGGAGGAGCGCCGGAGTCTCGAGGCCTATCGCACCGTGGAGCCCCGCACCCGCGACGGACGGCGGGTGGAGATCGCCGCCAATCTCGGCTCGCTGGCCGAGATCGACGGCGCGCGACAGGCGGGCGCCATGGGCGTCGGCCTGTTCCGCACCGAGTTCCTGTTCATGGAGCGGCGCACGCTGCCCGGCGAGGACGAGCAGGCCGAGACCTACACCAAGCTGGCCGAGGCTTTCGCGCCCTATCCCGTGGTGATCCGCACGCTCGATATCGGCGGCGACAAGCCGGTGGCCGGTATCGATTTCGAGCACGAGGACAACCCCTTCCTCGGCTGGCGCGGCGTGCGCATGTGCCTGGAGCGGCCGGACGTGTTCAAGCCGCAGCTGCGCGCGCTTCTGCGCGCCTCGCCGGTCGGCAACGTCAAAATCCTGTTGCCGATGATCGCCGATGTCGGCGAGGTCCGGGCCGTCCGGGCGCTGATCGAGGAGTGCCGGGCGGAGCTGGATGCGGCCGGCAACGCGCATGGGCCCTTCGAGCTCGGTGTGATGGTGGAAACGCCGGCGGCCGTGTTCCTGGCGGCCGAGATCGCGCGGGAGGTCGACTTCTTCTCCGTCGGCACGAATGATCTCACCCAATATGTCATGGCCGCAGACCGGCTCAATCCGCGCGTCGCCAAGCTCAACCGCGCCGAGCACCCTGCCGTTCTCGCCGCCATCCGCCAGGCAGCGCAGGCCGCGCGCGAGGCCGGCATTTGGATCGGCGTCTGCGGCGAGGCGGCGGCCCGGCCCGACCTCATTCCCTTCTTCGTGGAAAACGGCGTGACTGAACTGTCCATGAGCCCCGCCTCCATCCCACGCGCCAAGAAATGCGTGACGGAGATTTGA